In the Naumovozyma dairenensis CBS 421 chromosome 4, complete genome genome, one interval contains:
- the YHK8 gene encoding Yhk8p (similar to Saccharomyces cerevisiae YHR048W; ancestral locus Anc_5.284) produces the protein MSNTSIETGSSVQIESSSSTLSKEKHITHEEDNKDFEISKNPQSSNVSSFEVSFSLEGEPDPEDIARHLSTLHKYYIACVITFTSLVITIISSCWTFVSPKVIERYHISHEVSVLGITFYIFGLGFGPLFLSPISELYGRRLTFIFSMTLSIIWQCLTTWSHNVVGMMFGRFLSGFFGSAFLSIAGGSISDIFDKATITIPMSLYTLSCFYGPVLGPIVSGALYRENYRWVFATLLIASGVCLVLIIFTIPETYKPILLIKKAERMRKERGDERYCAPLERTRKESSFVSSVLLSSKRPFLLLFLDPMMGVLCFYTGLVLAIVYLYFVAFPYIFKKLYGFGVMQIACCYLGMMVGMTLAAPTSLIFQKRYEMNVIKNNNIRTPEMRFEPLFYGAFCCPIGLMIFAWTCYQNVHWMGPMIGSAIFGSGVFFVFVGVFNYTVDAYRRYAASGMACNSFVRSTMSGIFPLFGLQMYKGMGINWAGFLLAMVTILMIPVPFLFTKYGAYLRSKSPFAWDD, from the coding sequence ATGTCAAATACATCCATAGAAACTGGCTCATCGGTCCAGATAgaatcttcatcatcaacattatCGAAAGAAAAGCACATAACTCACGAAGAGGACAACAAAGACTTTGAAATCTCAAAAAACCCTCAGTCAAGCAACGTATCGTCGTTCGAAGTTTCCTTTTCTCTCGAAGGTGAACCAGATCCAGAAGATATAGCGCGTCACTTATCGACACTCCACAAATATTACATCGCATGTGTAATTACATTCACATCTTTAGTTATCACAATCATATCATCATGTTGGACTTTTGTTTCACCTAAAGTGATTGAAAGATACCATATTTCCCACGAAGTCAGTGTTCTAGGTATTACATTCTATATTTTTGGTCTTGGTTTTGGTCCTTTATTTCTATCTCCAATCAGTGAATTATATGGCCGTAGACTTACgtttattttttccatGACTTTAAGTATCATTTGGCAATGTCTAACTACTTGGTCTCATAATGTCGTTGGAATGATGTTTGGTAGATTTTTATCAGGATTTTTCGGAAGTGCATTTCTAAGTATTGCTGGTGGTAGTATTAGTGATATTTTCGATAAAGCCACTATTACAATCCCAATGTCATTATACACATTGAGTTGCTTTTATGGTCCAGTTTTGGGACCAATCGTATCTGGTGCTCTTTATAGAGAAAATTATAGATGGGTTTTCGCTACTTTACTAATTGCTTCAGGTGTCTGTTTAGTTTTAATCATTTTCACCATCCCAGAGACTTATAAGccaattttattaattaaaaagGCTGAGAGGATGAGGAAGGAGAGAGGTGATGAGAGATATTGTGCACCATTAGAAAGGACAAGAAAGGAATCAAGTTTTGTGTCATCTGTACTATTATCATCCAAAAGAccatttttgttattattccTCGATCCTATGATGGGTGTGTTATGTTTCTACACAGGTTTAGTATTAGCTATTGTCTACTTATATTTTGTGGCTTTCCCgtatattttcaaaaaactTTACGGATTCGGTGTTATGCAAATTGCTTGTTGTTATTTAGGTATGATGGTTGGTATGACATTGGCAGCTCCAACATCATTAATTTTCCAGAAAAGATATGAAATGAACGTTAtcaagaataataatattagaaCACCAGAAATGAGATTTGAACCGCTATTCTATGGTGCATTCTGTTGTCCAATTGGGTTAATGATTTTCGCCTGGACATGCTATCAAAATGTCCATTGGATGGGTCCCATGATTGGTAGTGCGATCTTTGGTTCTGGtgttttctttgtttttgttgGTGTATTCAACTATACAGTCGATGCTTATAGAAGATATGCCGCTTCAGGAATGGCTTGTAATTCATTTGTTCGTAGTACAATGAGCGGAATTTTCCCTTTGTTCGGTTTACAAATGTATAAAGGCATGGGGATTAACTGGGCAGGATTCTTATTGGCTATGGTTACGATTTTGATGATACCCGttccatttttatttaccaAGTATGGTGCTTATTTAAGGTCTAAGTCACCTTTTGCATGGGATgattga
- the INM1 gene encoding inositol monophosphate 1-phosphatase INM1 (similar to Saccharomyces cerevisiae INM1 (YHR046C); ancestral locus Anc_5.286): MKVSNNQGKQGSCRTKNQQNKGKMTTSNIDLRSIEKFLCKLATEKVGTIIKTKSGTQQTYDLKTGSRKVDIVTEIDKQVEKLIWDSLKTEYPTFQFIGEESYVKGITKITDDPTFIVDPIDGTTNFVHDFPFSCTSIGLTINKEPVVGVIYNPHLDLLISASKGYGVRINGEDFDHVEKLGSMGPLLLNKSVVALQPGSAREGKNFKIKMATFENLLSCDGGFVHGFRNIGSSAMSLAYIAMGYLDAYWDGGCYSWDVCAGWCILNETGGRVVGANPLEWDIGVDNRTYLAVRGTKRGDEKDQEKYIQDF; this comes from the coding sequence ATGAAAGTCAGTAACAATCAGGGGAAACAAGGCAGCTGTCGAAcaaaaaatcaacaaaataaaggaaaaatgaCTACCTCAAATATCGACTTACgatccattgaaaaatttctttgtaAATTGGCCACTGAGAAAGTAGGGACTATAATCAAGACAAAATCTGGAACGCAACAAACGTACGATTTAAAGACAGGGTCCAGGAAAGTTGATATTGTCACTGAGATTGATAAAcaagttgaaaaattgatttgGGATTCATTAAAGACAGAATATCCtacttttcaattcattggTGAAGAAAGTTATGTGAAGGGGATCACTAAGATTACTGATGATCCTACATTCATTGTGGATCCAATTGATGGTACTACTAATTTTGTACATGACTTTCCTTTCAGTTGTACATCTATTGGTTTAACTATAAATAAAGAACCTGTCGTTGGTGTTATTTATAATCCTCatttagatttattgaTATCGGCATCGAAGGGTTATGGTGTAAGGATTAATGGTGAAGATTTTGATCATGTAGAGAAATTGGGAAGTATGGGACCCTTGTTATTGAACAAATCGGTCGTTGCGTTACAACCAGGATCTGCTAGAGAGGGTAAAAATTTTAAGATTAAGATGGctacttttgaaaatttgttaTCATGTGATGGTGGATTTGTTCATGGATTTAGGAATATAGGTTCATCTGCCATGTCATTAGCATATATAGCAATGGGATATCTTGATGCCTATTGGGATGGTGGATGTTATTCATGGGATGTTTGTGCAGGCTGGTGTATATTAAATGAAACTGGCGGGCGTGTCGTTGGTGCTAATCCTTTAGAATGGGATATAGGAGTTGATAATAGAACATACCTAGCGGTTAGAGGTACAAAACGTGGTGATGAAAAggatcaagaaaaatatattcaagaCTTTTGA
- the DDE1 gene encoding Dde1p (similar to Saccharomyces cerevisiae YHR045W; ancestral locus Anc_5.287), which translates to MGFFSCIKLFATLLIGLLIANWILTSYLLDFKRDISKLALNQQSNTSSVRNENETAIYRNFLAPQGFPLTTGLGLSQGYKIRNGNFGDLWNAIMEVSSNNNNTLQFTNSNETFSLPQINGLVSNILNYQNGIFKSLGNVGIVTSISSLQGFTIMLASMVKTITSINSGIPSLLPSVPRKKIENLDVLVIDSSESLKLLNGSEHWYKLVIVCEDKDNENITPFENVVFWKQLSHNYSNICNFEYIVPEDNSDDKKEFLNVTSQSDKTTNFSQMNLISSVAAFIKNFPMNHELSKDDFLTILLPNEKLQNDSNLLIQMWPKLLAILLHGGSIALIKSKGGFEKNMGIPLKTTLLLTDKDIINQQLSYLSQTEKQSTRLCSLFHKIKSSWAKTLISEGIFTKCGTSPNQQIPRLRCIFLSDSLHSIENISSFKMYSLPKLTYGSYMDSFTTKQLNYMKSIFGARIVIELYCPNLVLGPIMQTNFYEYRVLPESVDNKLVCFGTLSTTLEGKLVETELSTLNINKKQGMLCIRGFTIGKPVEEERKEIARNLSKDFGGNEGWMPLVGVFGLWGQDGCFYIFK; encoded by the coding sequence ATGGGCTTCTTCTCCTGTATAAAGCTGTTTGCCACATTGTTGATTGGGTTGTTAATAGCCAATTGGATTCTAACATCATACTTGCTCGATTTTAAAAGAGATATAAGTAAATTGGCATTGAATCAGCAATCAAACACATCATCTGTTAGAAATGAAAACGAAACAGCAATATATAGAAACTTCTTAGCACCACAAGGTTTCCCCTTAACTACAGGATTGGGATTATCACAAGGTTACAAAATAAGAAATGGGAATTTTGGTGACTTGTGGAACGCAATAATGGaagtttcttcaaataataacaatacttTACAATTCACTAATTCTAATGAGACATTTTCTTTGCCTCAGATTAATGGATTAGtatcaaatatattaaattatcaaaatggGATTTTTAAATCTTTGGGAAATGTTGGGATTGTCACATCAATTTCCTCATTACAAGGATTTACTATAATGTTGGCATCAATGGTGAAAACAATTACATCAATTAATAGCGGAATCCCATCTTTATTACCTTCAGTTCCtagaaagaaaattgaaaatcttGATGTATTGGTAATAGACTCCTCGGAAAgtttaaaattattaaatggaAGTGAACATTGGTATAAATTGGTCATCGTATGcgaagataaagataatgaaaatattacacCATTCGAAAATGTCGTCTTTTGGAAACAATTATCCCacaattattcaaatatctgtaattttgaatatatagtACCGGAAGACAATTCTGATGATAAAAAGGAATTTTTAAACGTCACATCCCAATCTGACAAAACTACTAATTTCTCTCAAATGAATCTCATAAGTAGCGTAGCAgcatttattaaaaatttccCAATGAATCACGAATTATCTAAAGATGATTTCCTTACTATATTACTTCCCAAcgaaaaattacaaaatgatTCAAACCTATTAATTCAAATGTGGCCAAAATTATTAGCAATCTTACTTCATGGTGGTTCAATAGCATTAATCAAATCAAAAGGTGggtttgaaaaaaatatgggaATTCCACTTAAGACGACTTTACTTCTAACTGATAAGgatataataaatcaacaatTATCCTACCTATCACAAACTGAAAAACAATCAACAAGACTATGTTCATTATTccacaaaataaaatcatcttGGGCTAAAACTTTAATAAGTGAAGGAATATTCACCAAATGCGGAACTTCTCCTAACCAACAAATACCTAGATTAAGATGTATTTTCCTCTCTGACTCATTACATAGTATTGAAAAcatttcatcattcaaaatGTATTCATTACCAAAATTAACATATGGTTCATATATGGATTCATTCACTACAAAACAATTAAACTATATGAAATCTATATTTGGTGCAAGAAttgtaattgaattatattgtCCTAATCTCGTATTGGGACCAATCATGCAGACTAACTTTTATGAATATCGTGTATTACCAGAATCAGTAGATAATAAACTTGTATGTTTTGGAACTTTATCAACTACATTGGAAGGGAAACTAGTAGAAACGGAATTATCAACtttaaatattaataaaaaacaagGAATGTTATGTATAAGAGGATTTACCATCGGTAAACCGGTAGAAGAAGAACGTAAGGAAATTGCTAGAAATCTAAGTAAAGATTTTGGAGGAAATGAAGGATGGATGCCACTAGTAGGTGTCTTTGGTTTATGGGGTCAAGATGGTTGTTTTTacatttttaaatga
- the GIC1 gene encoding Gic1p (similar to Saccharomyces cerevisiae GIC2 (YDR309C) and GIC1 (YHR061C); ancestral locus Anc_5.331), translating to MNQNNQMELPQMKSIWLDEDEEVEKLYGGLQAQKFLADENDEDNLDIMVLNSDKPVLDNKRFKNIPINPQFNITNTITTTSTSSGNSKKKQKKKLFQLFGKSNNNNTQSNNTISLKSISSPFAFQHISHAGEKSETKNLRSKSNTSNNNMTIQEEPQQVQIHNLPIFQQNLTVPPRPISTSTATTSSSMYSNNTIATGRILSMSTMATTFLEKTPSSNKLNHYSQQLNNMPMDPNHHSRNKSDTSDMSIDFLKNYSFPTLLEDKPIVNFEPSKEELEDRTNNNNNKNNNNNIAPNSSLNRKSATMKNIRISSSPHLLVSTPELEDKLFTESDIRSIKNHNRRISVDDILRYYNQSGSDASSPILYGYE from the coding sequence atgaatcaaaataatcaaatggAATTACCACAGATGAAATCCATCTGGctagatgaagatgaagaagtcGAGAAACTATATGGTGGATTACAAGCTCAAAAGTTCCTTgctgatgaaaatgatgaagataatttaGACATTATGGTTCTAAATAGTGATAAACCTGTCCTAGACAACAAGcgtttcaaaaatattccaattaATCCACAATTCAACATTACCAACACCATCACCACAACATCTACATCCTCGGGtaattcaaagaagaaacagaAGAAAAAACTTTTCCAACTATTTGGtaaaagtaataataataatactcaatcaaataatactatatcattgaaatctATCTCTTCACCATTTGCCTTCCAACATATCTCTCACGCTGGGGAAAAATCAGAAACTAAAAATTTAAGATCGAAAAGTAATACcagtaataacaatatgACAATACAAGAAGAACCTCAACAGGTACAAATACATAATTTACCTATTTTCCAACAAAATTTGACTGTACCTCCACGTCCAATTTCAACTAGTACCGCTACAACTAGTTCATCGATGTACTCTAACAATACTATTGCCACGGGAAGAATCTTATCAATGTCAACAATGGCTACCACATTCTTAGAAAAGACAccatcttcaaataaattaaatcattattctcAACAATTAAACAATATGCCAATGGATCCCAATCATCATTCACGTAACAAATCAGACACTAGTGATATGTCCATagatttcttgaaaaattattcattccCAACTTTATTAGAAGACAAGCCAATAGTAAATTTCGAACCATCCAAggaagaattagaagatcgcactaacaataacaataataaaaataataataataatatagcACCCAATTCGAGCCTCAATAGAAAATCTGCAACAATGAAAAACATAAGAATTTCCTCATCCCCACACTTATTAGTATCTACACCTGAATTAGAGGATAAATTGTTTACTGAATCTGACATAAGATCAATTAAAAATCATAATAGAAGAATCTCTGTCGATGATATTCTTCGATACTATAACCAGTCAGGAAGTGATGCTAGTTCCCCGATCTTATACGGCTATGAATAA